Part of the Lotus japonicus ecotype B-129 chromosome 6, LjGifu_v1.2 genome, CACCATTGTCCCAGCGGCCACCAACAGCACCACCAGAGTCAAACCGATTCATCCCAGCCCGATCCTTTCCAAAGTTTGCTGGACCCCGCGAAGCTATCTGTCTTAACTCTGGAAGCACATGCTGGTTGGCACCCTCCAAAACTTTGATTAAATCACCTGCATGTTTCCAGTCCTGTTCAGAGAAAAAGGTATAAGCCATTCCAGTAGCACCAGCCCTCCCAGTTCTTCCAATGCGGTGAACATAGTCCTCAACTCCAGTAGGGAAATCATAGTTGATCACCACTCTGATGTGAAAAATTCAAGATAAAATAGATCATCATACAACTTCTAAACAAAGCCTAAGACTACAATTGTACTAGTTAAAAGGATCaacatcaaatataaacttgAGAATAAACATTTCAGGTACAAAGAGGCTAACCTTATATCCTTAATATCAAGTCCACGGGCAGCAACATCAGTGGCAACCAAAATCGGTGACTTCCCAGTCCGAAACTGGCCTAAAACATAGTCTCTCTCACCTTGAGACTTGTCTCCATGGATTGCAGCAGCCCCAAAACTGCGACCAATAGTACGGGCAAGCTGATCACATAACCTCTTTGTGGAACAAAATATTATGATTTTAGAACCTCGCTCTTGGGATCTGAGGATCTGCTCCAAACGCCTCTGTTTCTCCATTTGGGGGACAACTTCAACGTACTACGAATTACATTTGAGATGGGAAAAGGAATATAAGTCACCAAGaaactaaaacaaaaaatattactTCATTTACAACAGATTTCAGTGATTCAttcaaaagagagaaaaacaaaGATGGGTTTCATCCATAACAAATATAAGTCAAgataaaagagaataaaaagtaACAACATATAGACCAAGGATACAAGCTAAACTTAAGCTGAACAGATAACTCAACAAAAAGTAAATCCCAGAGAAAGTAATTTAAAAGGAAGGCAATCTGCTACAAACAATTAAAAGGCTGTCTTTTAACTTCTGCAAGTGATTATGCATTTTTCGTTACGAAAAAATTTCACTTTCCATATCCTTTCTTTGAGAGGACCATTCCTAGATGGTTGCAAAGACACACATGAAAAACTTGTTTGGATCTTCAAAATAAAATGTAGCTTTACTTAGGTAAGGGTTACACCAAAAAATAACGAAAAGAAAAAGCACTAGGTTCACACAAGTGTGAGAAAGGCCGGGCATATACAGCAACCTCAAGGGCAGAGCGGAAGTTTCTAAGATTTGAACCTGTGACCACACCAGGTCACAAAAACAGCAACTTTGCAGTTGAGCTGGGGGGGCTCACCCTCTCACAATTAACCtctaaatgaaaaaataaaattaaataaaaagaatggcAAAACAGTTCACAAGGGAATGAAGCCCCAGTATGTAAATGAAGATACCCGTGCCCTAAAGGAAGGTCAAATGTATGCAATGACCAAAGAAAAAATGTCTTTAAACCAGTTGTTGAATAGTAAAACAAAATGGCAGTAGGAAACATGAGCCTGCGTTAACTAAATGATTTCAAGTctcattaaaaattaaaagtcCTAGCTTCTTGAAAATGTATTTAGTTGGCATTCTTCATTCAAGAAATTACAACAAATACCACAATACTCAACACAACAAAGAAATAAAAGGTAGAAGACATGATTTTTCATACTTCTACGGATTCTGAAAAATTCTCAGCACAATGTCATATTTCAATTCCATATTTGTGAGAAAACTATTAACACAGAACGGAATTCAAATTGATCTCACATGGGTAACCTTGAGCTAACAAcatattgattaaaaaaaaacaatttttcaaGGGAAAAAATTACTCCAATTTAGAAATTTCACACAACTTAAGCCCTGGAATCGCAGTTAAATTCTGCCCAATCCAGACAAATAGTTTTCATACTTTTCTATGGATCCTGAAAATTCCTGACACTCCatcaattaaaaatgaaattcaaTGCTGTCATCTATTGATTATGTGTCTAATACAATGTGATATTTCATCTCCATATCTGTGAGAAAGCAACTAGTATTAACCAAGAATGGAACACAAATTGATCACATTGGTAGCCTCAGCTTACAAAGCATTGATAAAgcaagataaaaataaaagttctattttttttgttttagatAAATTGAAACTAATTAATACCTGAGTAATAGACTTATTTGCAGCAAGCTCATCCACACTTCCAATGTTAACCTGAACAGGATTAACAAGAAGATCACTCGCAATTTTTCTAACTTCTTTTGGCCAGGTTGCTGTGTACATGAGAGTTTGTCTACGTGGTGGAATCTCATTCACAATCTTACGGATTTGAGGCTCAAAACCCATATCAAGCATTCGATCAGCCTCATCAAGCACGAGGAGTGAAACTTGCccaaagttaatttttttcatttcaagtATATCATTAAGCCGACCAGGTGTGGCAACAACAATTTCTGCTCCCCGATCTAACTCTTTTAACTGAAGGGCTTTAGGTGCTCCACCATACAAGCACTACAAAGGGAAACAAAATCGAGAGATTAATCAACTGATTAAAGCAAACATCAAGTGATCAAAGCTCCACAAAAAGGACGAGATAGAAATGCTTAGGACAAACCGTGCAAGAGACTCTTGAAGATCGTCCAAATTTGAAGACTTCCTCTTGGATCTGTGTTGCAAGTTCACGTGTGGGAGCCAAAACCAAGACAGTTGGGCCATTAAGAGGATTATTGTGTCGCTGTCTGAGAAGAGAGAAGGCAGGCATTATGTAGCCTAATGTTTTCCCAGACCCTGTCTTGGCAATTGCCACTATGTCTCGACCCTGTAGTGCAACAGGCCATGTTTGAGCCTGTATTGGTGTGGGATTTGAGAAGCCAGCAGAATATATCTGAAATGAGAGTATATGACAGGTGATCAGATCAATGAACAGTCAACACATCCAAACCTTTGGATATTTAAAGCACAGAATTACATTCAACAGTGTAAAATTTAACAAACTAACAAAAGGACCTAAAGGATGTAGTTGCTTACTGAAGCAACTTGAGGCAAtaaaaaaaggcaaaaaaaaCTCAAGAGGAGGAGCCAATAAGCAACAAATCCCAGGTCACATAAGGTGAAATTTGAATGAAGGGCCATCCACAGTTATAGAAGATGCCCAAGAAAGGCTCCAACCATCACTTTAGCAGGCTCCAAAATTCAGGATAGTAGTTGCACGTGTAAG contains:
- the LOC130722295 gene encoding DEAD-box ATP-dependent RNA helicase 40-like isoform X3, whose product is MIYSAGFSNPTPIQAQTWPVALQGRDIVAIAKTGSGKTLGYIMPAFSLLRQRHNNPLNGPTVLVLAPTRELATQIQEEVFKFGRSSRVSCTCLYGGAPKALQLKELDRGAEIVVATPGRLNDILEMKKINFGQVSLLVLDEADRMLDMGFEPQIRKIVNEIPPRRQTLMYTATWPKEVRKIASDLLVNPVQVNIGSVDELAANKSITQYVEVVPQMEKQRRLEQILRSQERGSKIIIFCSTKRLCDQLARTIGRSFGAAAIHGDKSQGERDYVLGQFRTGKSPILVATDVAARGLDIKDIRVVINYDFPTGVEDYVHRIGRTGRAGATGMAYTFFSEQDWKHAGDLIKVLEGANQHVLPELRQIASRGPANFGKDRAGMNRFDSGGAVGGRWDNGGRGGMRDGGGGFGGRGGMRDGGFGGRGGFGGRGGTRDGGFGGRGAMRDGPGGRDGPGGQGGRGDFSAGRGNRGRGFGGPQGGGHVGRGRGDRGPNDRYNMDGRGRGRFDNRRDVAYRSRGRSRSPERVRTWDYSRSRSRSSSRSRSRSRSWSRGRSRSRSRSRGRSRSYSRSISPRRSRRSYSRSRSRSYDRGDRSDKQVSDQKDLRAPEAGASDSKMFTVDPSIQGENSSFGAEPVEQLPVVGSTNPDNPEAAGDLSHQPASDI
- the LOC130722295 gene encoding DEAD-box ATP-dependent RNA helicase 40-like isoform X2; the encoded protein is MALHSNFTLCDLGFVAYWLLLLSFFCLFLLPQVASIYSAGFSNPTPIQAQTWPVALQGRDIVAIAKTGSGKTLGYIMPAFSLLRQRHNNPLNGPTVLVLAPTRELATQIQEEVFKFGRSSRVSCTCLYGGAPKALQLKELDRGAEIVVATPGRLNDILEMKKINFGQVSLLVLDEADRMLDMGFEPQIRKIVNEIPPRRQTLMYTATWPKEVRKIASDLLVNPVQVNIGSVDELAANKSITQYVEVVPQMEKQRRLEQILRSQERGSKIIIFCSTKRLCDQLARTIGRSFGAAAIHGDKSQGERDYVLGQFRTGKSPILVATDVAARGLDIKDIRVVINYDFPTGVEDYVHRIGRTGRAGATGMAYTFFSEQDWKHAGDLIKVLEGANQHVLPELRQIASRGPANFGKDRAGMNRFDSGGAVGGRWDNGGRGGMRDGGGGFGGRGGMRDGGFGGRGGFGGRGGTRDGGFGGRGAMRDGPGGRDGPGGQGGRGDFSAGRGNRGRGFGGPQGGGHVGRGRGDRGPNDRYNMDGRGRGRFDNRRDVAYRSRGRSRSPERVRTWDYSRSRSRSSSRSRSRSRSWSRGRSRSRSRSRGRSRSYSRSISPRRSRRSYSRSRSRSYDRGDRSDKQVSDQKDLRAPEAGASDSKMFTVDPSIQGENSSFGAEPVEQLPVVGSTNPDNPEAAGDLSHQPASDI